GTGCAACCAATCCTCGACGGGTGGAGAACGGCTACACGAGCACAATCACGACGAGACGCGTGCTGTCTGGACAAATGGCAAGAAAACGTAACGGTAGCGTGGTTCAGTCGAGTCGTCCATCGAACGATGGGCAACCAAATCCAGCGGCAGCCGTATACCGTGGGGGCAAACGACGGCCCGACCGCGACCGATCGCGACGGCCATCGGCGACACCGACCACACCGGCGAGTGATGGTCGGTCAGAGGAACGACGAGGGGCACACGGAACCCTGTCCCTGTCGAGGCATCAGTCAGATGATAAACGGTGACTAAGACGCGTATGAAATTAGAGGAATTCAAACGAGAGCACATTCAGGAGGGAACGAACGTTCTCGTTCTCTCACCGCTCACCCCACACGGGACGAAAGCGTTTTCCGAGCTGCTTTCGACGACCAACCCATCCAGGACGAACATGGCTGTCGTGACGTACACGCAGCCACCGAGCATGTGGTTGACGGACTGGGAAGCGGCCAACAACGGCCCACCGAACGAAATCACGTTCATCCACAACGGATCGGAACCTGGCGAGGAGATTAGTACCGACCAGCAGCGACCGGGAACGATAAACACGGTTCGTGCGAGCCCACAGGACCCCATCGACGTCGTCACCCACCTCGGCGACGAACTGAAACGCTGGCAAGACGAGGGCGGGCAGTCGGTCATCTCCGTCCAGACGTTGACGATCCTGCTCGAGTACATCGATTTCGACACCGCATTTCGATATCTGCACATTCTCATCCACCGCGTGCAGGCTGCTGGAGCGATCGGGTACTACCAGATGGATCCCACGATCCACGACGAGGAAACGATCAACACACTCTCGGTGCTCTTCGACGTCGTCGCCGAGGTCAGCCAGACCGAAAGCGGTGAGGACGAGTGGACACTCGTCGGGAGCAAGTCACGTGTAGACGCCCCCCACGACCACGACTCGGTAGAGCCGGATCTGGAGTCGGAGGCGACGTTGGACCAGTCGACTCATGACCGTGCGCCTGACGTCGAACGCCCCCACGAACCGCGACGAGACAGCGGCGGAGACGACCACTCGCCGCTCACCGAGTTCAAGACGTGGGTTAGTTCGCTCTGGTCCGGCGATGGAAGCAACAGAAGCGACGGAGACGGTAGAGGCGACAGCGCTCTGAAGCAAACACACGACCGGACGCCCGACGGGAGCGAAACCGGCTCCGTGACTAACGGATCGCTCGATACGGAAACGAACCAGCCACCCCGCGACGCCGGCACCGAACCGCCGGCACCGTCCCAGAACGGGTCGAACGGGACGAGTGAATCGGTCGAACAGTCGGCGGCGCCCGAGTCGGACGATCCGCTGCTGACGGACCAAGAACAGATCCAGCAGTTGGTTGCCCAGTCCGGCGGCCGAATGCGACAGTCGGACCTCGTCGAGGAGACCAAGTGGTCGAGTTCCTCCGTCAGTCGCAAACTCTCGAGCATGGAGGAAGAAGGATTGATCACGCGCGTGCAGGTTGGCCGCGGGAACCTCGTTTTCCTCGCCGGCTACGAACCCGACGCGGCCGTCTCCCCATCCGGCACGTCGAGCGAACGAACGACGCCGCTGAAAGGCGAATAGGTCGTCTGCTGTCAGTCGACACGACCGCGCCCAAGATCGCGTGTACGCCCCGGTAACGCTGAATGGGACACACCGGGATTGGTTGGGATGGCCGAAATTACTAAGGTACGTAAGCAGATACCAAAGAGCGTTAAATACGACCAAAGCGACAACATCTTTCCTGTATAATACATGGCGACATCAACAAACACAGCAGACGACTCGAATGGGGGGACGGTGCTCATCGTCGACGACGAGCCCGCAATTACCAGTGCATACGCACGGTGGCTCGAAGGAACCTACGAGGTCAGGGCCGCAAACAGCGGCCCGGGTGCACTCGAGAACCTCGACGAGGGGGTCGACGTCGTTCTTCTCGACCGGCGCATGCCGGACGTCTCCGGCGACGAACTCCTGGAGACGATCCGAGAGCGCGGCCTGGATTGTCGGGTTGCGATCGTCTCGGCCGTCGAACCGGACTTCGACATCATCGACATGGGGTTCGACATGTACCTGGAAAAGCCGGTTTCGGAGCCGAGCGAACTCCGGGAGACAGTCTCGAAACTGCTGGATCGGTCGACGTACGACGAACAGATGCAGCAGTTCCTCTCGCTCGCCTCGAAGAAGGCGTCGCTGGAGGCGAAAAAGAACGAAGACGACCTCTCATCGAACGAGGAGTACCAGGAGCTCGCCGATCAGGTCGATTCCCTGCGAGCGGACCTCTCGGCCACGGCGATGGAGTTGGACGACGAAGATCTCCGTGCGGAGTTCCACAACCACTGATTCGTCCGTCGTTCGTCGGGTCGGCTGGGTGGGGATACGGTACTGCGCCACAGCCTGTGTACTCGATGACGATTCGAACGCCGAACGCCGAACGCCGAACGCCGAACGCCGAACGCCGAACGCCGAACGCCGAACGCCGAACGCCGAACGCCGAACGCCGAACGAATCGGTTCCCGTGAGGCCGCTCGAGGATTGATCGAACACAGAGACGAAAACCCACTCATCACGACGAAACGAGCGTATCCATGCCATCAGCAGATCGAATCTCGACCGGAATCACCGGTCTCGACACGATTATCGACGGCGGATTGATCCCGAACAGAAGCTACCTGCTACGAGGAAACCCGGGAACGGGGAAGACGATGATCGGCCTGCACTTCCTGCTCGCGGGAGCCGAAAACGGCGAGGACGTCCTCTGCATCAACCTCGAAGAGTCCACGGCCGACATCAAACGAAATGCCGAGTCCGTCGGCCTCGATTTGTCCGCCGTCGAATTCCTGGACATGAGTC
This region of Natronosalvus halobius genomic DNA includes:
- a CDS encoding response regulator transcription factor; amino-acid sequence: MATSTNTADDSNGGTVLIVDDEPAITSAYARWLEGTYEVRAANSGPGALENLDEGVDVVLLDRRMPDVSGDELLETIRERGLDCRVAIVSAVEPDFDIIDMGFDMYLEKPVSEPSELRETVSKLLDRSTYDEQMQQFLSLASKKASLEAKKNEDDLSSNEEYQELADQVDSLRADLSATAMELDDEDLRAEFHNH
- a CDS encoding helix-turn-helix transcriptional regulator, giving the protein MKLEEFKREHIQEGTNVLVLSPLTPHGTKAFSELLSTTNPSRTNMAVVTYTQPPSMWLTDWEAANNGPPNEITFIHNGSEPGEEISTDQQRPGTINTVRASPQDPIDVVTHLGDELKRWQDEGGQSVISVQTLTILLEYIDFDTAFRYLHILIHRVQAAGAIGYYQMDPTIHDEETINTLSVLFDVVAEVSQTESGEDEWTLVGSKSRVDAPHDHDSVEPDLESEATLDQSTHDRAPDVERPHEPRRDSGGDDHSPLTEFKTWVSSLWSGDGSNRSDGDGRGDSALKQTHDRTPDGSETGSVTNGSLDTETNQPPRDAGTEPPAPSQNGSNGTSESVEQSAAPESDDPLLTDQEQIQQLVAQSGGRMRQSDLVEETKWSSSSVSRKLSSMEEEGLITRVQVGRGNLVFLAGYEPDAAVSPSGTSSERTTPLKGE